The following coding sequences lie in one Acropora palmata chromosome 3, jaAcrPala1.3, whole genome shotgun sequence genomic window:
- the LOC141877242 gene encoding uncharacterized protein LOC141877242: MADTNELVFFGDDFDAILGILEEEEELDEQFRQAADQVQLENVMCELCQKKCKSKNGLKRHKTVKHKDTREDVENQKEVGQESCLTYVAYSRIVEKAKLKIAGNKIHPKSIRDELSAYTYNNGLQEITAEFCDIEDLYKRLIKSGNAESFYSCFYSTIALNAVKYFKGLSRNAATLLSTKVADCMLAHSKEKIESIYTCTPLTKLSDEEKAGLQYIGGYVLHKLHTKHAGKSSESEQAISILKAGKLEDQNASECQKLTSCLNRGGLWAISKNAQLIFERTEHYFRDATSKANVQNIAFANIISRSVHDVEVVSAYNSMLSNSELIINSSVAKDVLHNIIQLYVKVRSFSFAKDIIQKHKIRLKQMKSKALRKDISRASHESDQQRQN, encoded by the exons ATGGCGGACACGAATGAATTGGTTTTCTTCGGAGACGATTTTGACGCTATTTTAGGTATtttggaagaagaagaagagctTGATGAACAGTTTAGACAAGCTGCTGATCAA GTTCAACTTGAAAACGTTATGTGTGAACTGTGCCAGAAGAAATGCAAAAGCAAGAACGGACTGAAACGACACAAGACAGTTAAACACAAAGATACGAGAGAAGATGTTGAGAATCAAAAAGAAGTAGGACAAGAGAGCTGTTTAACTTATGTAGCTTACtcaagaattgttgaaaaagctAAACTCAAAATTGCTGGCAACAAAATCCACCCAAAATCAATCCGAGACGAGCTAAGTGCCTACACCTACAACAACGGTCTACAAGAGATAACAGCTGAATTCTGTGACATTGAAGACCTATATAAACGCTTGATAAAGTCTGGGAATGCTGAAAGCTTTTATTCTTGCTTCTATTCAACCATAGCTCTGAATGCAGTTAAGTATTTTAAGGGATTGTCAAGGAACGCAGCTACACTACTGTCTACCAAAGTTGCTGATTGTATGTTAGCACACAGCAAggagaaaattgaaagcatTTATACTTGTACTCCATTAACTAAACTTTCAGATGAAGAAAAAGCTGGACTGCAGTATATTGGGGGTTATGTCCTTCATAAACTTCATACCAAGCATGCTGGTAAATCATCAGAGAGTGAGCAGGCAATCTCTATCCTAAAGGCTGGCAAATTAGAAGACCAGAATGCCAGTGAATGTCAGAAGTTAACTTCATGTTTAAATCGTGGTGGTTTGTGGGCAATTTCCAAAAATgctcaattaatttttgagagAACTGAGCATTATTTCCGGGATGCCACTTCGAAGGCTAATGTGCAAAACATTGCTTTTGCTAATATCATATCAAGATCTGTTCATGATGTTGAAGTTGTCTCAGCATACAATTCCATGTTATCCAATTCTGAACTGATAATCAACAGTAGTGTTGCCAAAGATGTTTTGCACAACATCATACAACTGTATGTCAAAGTgcgttcattttcttttgcaaaagatATTATCCAGAAACACAAAATTAgattgaaacaaatgaaatcaaaggCACTCCGTAAGGATATAAGCAGAGCCTCCCACGAGAGTGACCAACAAAGGCAAAACTAA